A section of the Dehalobacter sp. DCM genome encodes:
- a CDS encoding choice-of-anchor D domain-containing protein, whose amino-acid sequence MIDRVRGEAPMKLLEIKRLKSGLLILFVVLFAALGILPDLDNPSRVYAVPGEINIADGTITINATDYSQNGVTVPYTGDYVITGTSTTNFIQVSSGTHNMTISDLTVDVSAISSCFAFFIQSGANVNLTLQGENLLRSGYYRAGLSVISGAGLTITSESTGSLSSYGNMAGAGIGGNWGAGTSGTIIINGGTVNAIGSDGAGIGGGKGGSNGTVIINGGTVNAIGSYSGGAGIGGGEPDLPPYVTYGGCGNITINGGTVTAEGGNCSIGPGFNGAAGTIVFNGGSIKASYISGTPVNASNQPVYKTTLTLLGREINTLTSDMVIQHGEVAYAFGGNGMTADSQGKLYMYLPQNNADTNIHFQANGAAYAYVLPAAQSGSNNAAALRTAPLADSIAITAPANKLTYKVGESLSVTGMVVTGSYNGYQQSIPVSAANVTGFNSSTEVDSQTLTVTLEGRTTTYTITIIPALSSLAITTPATKLTYRVGESLDITGLVVTGTYTDGSTQVVPITTANVYWFDSSFPGTQTLKVQVENKFTTYQITIIAPRMYIYGNGSTIYDDDVTPSSTDDTDFGSADILIGSVTKTFTIRNFGSAPLTLSGTPKVAVTGANASEFTVTALPADTVAVNSSTTFKITFDPNTTGLRTADITIANDDPFSNPYNFTIQGTGTAAPEIALEGNSTTIADGDVIPSSSDHTDFGSTDLIIGTVTRTFTIKNTGSATLALTGIPKVSVEGFNAADFIVTAEPSATVEVAGSTTFQITFDPSAVGVRTATIRIANDDSDENPFDFTIQGTGTVSPEMDITGNGISIADGDTSPSIEDHTDFGSSDIQGSVVTRTFTVINSGSADLTLNGIPKVIVEGTHASDFVVTVQPSSATITPADSTTFQVTFDPSAAGLRTASIRIANDDSDENPYTFTIQGTGTTAPEINIKGNSISIADGDSVPNALDHTEFGSANLTSGSVTRTFTIENSGSGSLTLTGIPAVTVSGAHAGDFSVTAQPANLVDPSGTTTFEVTFDPGAEGLRTATISIANDDSNENPYIFDIQGTGTVKPEIDIQGNGISITDGDTSPSSSDHTDFGSSDVANGTVERTFTLKNTGDGELTLSGLPVVTLSGDDAADFSVIALPANSIPAGGSTTFKILFDPSGGGIRNATVHIESDDPDEAAYDFAIKGTGTYPSAAQSSSQQYTPAQMAEMTRTGQTIQIECGSFIASMTPGDIPQTNGQTIAIQMNAITDVTAINTFFLSYPQQKGVMRAYQLVITGEENDQTKPISQLNDEITLRFKLSAEDINGINPSTLAVYKRGDDGSVTKLDGVYDWQTGTLSARTSHLCQFFIMGKEGTPTERLAGANRYATAVAISQKGWRTSDCVILTSGENFPDALAGTVLASVKSAPVLLTSRDFLNKETQAEITRLQAKQIVILGGTSVISQQIEDKLAKDYAVIRISGVNRYETAVHLGNRILQEAGTTTADTVVLAAGMNYPDALSVAAYAGYHHIPILFTDGQALSDETVSALKEWQTKQVILIGGQRVISVKVEDILKEEMNLTVTRLSGTDRYLTSLAVTRYFEQYGQDTASTGTARYDEASLATGENFPDALAGAALAAKQNMPLLLAKKQGMSAETQAYLNAMNLMKLTLFGGEGVI is encoded by the coding sequence ATGATAGATAGAGTTAGAGGAGAAGCGCCGATGAAATTACTGGAGATAAAGAGACTGAAAAGCGGGTTGTTGATCTTGTTCGTGGTGTTGTTTGCAGCACTGGGGATCCTGCCTGATTTAGACAACCCATCGCGGGTGTATGCGGTGCCAGGCGAAATCAATATTGCGGATGGTACGATCACGATTAACGCGACAGACTACTCCCAAAATGGTGTAACCGTTCCGTACACAGGCGATTATGTCATCACCGGAACCTCCACAACGAACTTTATCCAGGTATCCAGCGGGACTCATAATATGACGATAAGCGATCTGACGGTGGACGTCAGTGCCATATCCAGCTGCTTTGCGTTCTTTATCCAAAGCGGCGCCAATGTTAACCTTACCCTGCAAGGGGAGAATTTACTTAGAAGCGGGTATTACCGTGCGGGGCTTTCGGTCATTTCCGGGGCAGGATTAACGATCACATCGGAAAGCACCGGCAGCCTGAGTTCATATGGCAATATGGCCGGGGCGGGGATCGGCGGCAATTGGGGTGCCGGTACCAGCGGTACGATCATTATTAACGGCGGTACGGTCAATGCCATCGGCAGCGACGGCGCGGGGATCGGCGGCGGCAAAGGCGGATCCAATGGTACGGTCATTATTAATGGCGGTACGGTGAATGCGATTGGTAGCTATAGTGGAGGAGCCGGTATCGGGGGTGGTGAGCCTGACCTTCCACCGTATGTCACGTATGGTGGCTGCGGCAATATTACGATTAACGGGGGGACAGTTACGGCTGAGGGAGGTAACTGCAGCATTGGTCCGGGATTTAATGGTGCTGCGGGTACGATTGTGTTCAACGGCGGTTCGATTAAAGCAAGCTATATCAGCGGTACGCCGGTTAATGCCAGCAATCAGCCGGTGTATAAGACGACGCTTACGTTGTTGGGTAGAGAGATAAACACGCTGACCAGCGACATGGTTATTCAACACGGAGAGGTAGCATACGCTTTTGGTGGCAATGGCATGACTGCAGACAGCCAGGGCAAGCTTTATATGTATCTTCCGCAAAACAATGCGGATACGAATATTCATTTTCAGGCCAACGGGGCGGCGTATGCCTATGTTTTACCGGCAGCCCAAAGCGGCAGCAATAATGCTGCGGCGCTAAGGACAGCGCCTTTAGCGGACAGCATTGCGATTACTGCCCCTGCCAACAAGCTGACCTACAAAGTAGGGGAGAGTCTGAGCGTTACAGGGATGGTAGTAACCGGCTCATATAACGGCTATCAGCAAAGCATACCGGTGTCTGCAGCCAATGTCACGGGATTTAACAGCAGCACTGAAGTGGATAGTCAGACGCTCACAGTGACTCTTGAAGGCCGAACAACCACGTACACGATTACGATTATTCCGGCATTGAGCAGTCTAGCGATTACCACACCGGCAACGAAGCTGACATATAGAGTAGGTGAAAGCCTGGATATTACCGGATTGGTGGTCACGGGAACGTATACCGACGGATCAACTCAGGTAGTCCCTATTACGACGGCTAATGTGTATTGGTTTGACAGTAGCTTCCCGGGAACTCAGACGCTGAAGGTTCAAGTGGAAAACAAGTTTACCACTTATCAAATAACAATCATAGCTCCACGAATGTATATCTACGGGAACGGGTCCACCATTTACGATGATGACGTAACCCCTTCCAGCACGGATGATACGGACTTTGGCAGTGCAGATATTTTGATTGGTTCCGTGACCAAAACGTTTACTATTAGAAACTTCGGTTCGGCGCCTTTGACACTTAGCGGGACACCGAAGGTCGCTGTGACGGGAGCAAATGCCTCGGAATTCACGGTCACCGCACTGCCGGCTGATACCGTAGCGGTTAATAGCAGCACGACGTTTAAGATTACCTTCGACCCGAATACTACCGGTTTGAGGACAGCAGATATTACCATTGCCAATGATGATCCCTTCAGTAATCCGTATAATTTCACGATACAGGGAACGGGTACGGCAGCGCCGGAGATCGCTCTCGAAGGCAATAGTACAACTATTGCGGATGGGGACGTCATACCGTCAAGCAGCGATCACACCGACTTTGGCAGTACAGACCTGATCATCGGTACAGTAACCCGGACATTTACCATTAAGAACACCGGCTCCGCGACACTGGCACTGACCGGTATACCGAAGGTCAGTGTTGAGGGATTTAATGCGGCAGACTTTATAGTGACTGCAGAACCGTCAGCCACCGTGGAGGTAGCGGGAAGTACAACATTTCAGATAACCTTTGACCCCAGCGCAGTCGGGGTGAGAACGGCTACTATTCGTATCGCCAACGACGACAGTGATGAGAACCCGTTTGATTTTACGATTCAGGGGACAGGTACGGTTTCACCGGAGATGGATATCACAGGGAATGGGATCAGCATAGCCGATGGCGACACAAGCCCGTCCATCGAAGACCACACCGACTTTGGCAGCAGCGATATTCAAGGCAGCGTGGTAACACGGACTTTTACCGTCATCAACAGCGGTTCTGCTGACTTGACGCTGAACGGGATTCCTAAAGTTATTGTCGAGGGAACCCATGCCTCAGACTTTGTTGTAACCGTACAACCATCGTCAGCAACCATAACCCCGGCGGATAGTACCACGTTCCAGGTAACCTTTGATCCGAGTGCAGCCGGTTTGCGAACAGCCAGTATCCGGATTGCCAACGATGACAGTGATGAGAATCCCTATACCTTCACTATTCAGGGCACCGGAACGACAGCACCGGAAATAAACATTAAGGGAAACAGCATCAGCATCGCAGATGGGGATAGTGTCCCGAATGCTTTGGATCATACGGAATTTGGCAGTGCCAACCTGACCAGCGGCAGCGTCACCAGGACTTTTACCATTGAAAACAGCGGATCAGGATCGTTGACACTGACAGGGATACCTGCGGTGACGGTGTCGGGAGCTCATGCGGGAGATTTTTCTGTGACGGCACAACCCGCAAACTTGGTCGATCCGTCGGGTACCACCACCTTTGAGGTAACCTTTGATCCCGGTGCGGAAGGACTGAGAACCGCAACGATCAGTATAGCCAATGATGACAGTAATGAAAATCCGTATATCTTTGACATACAGGGAACAGGCACAGTCAAACCGGAGATCGATATCCAAGGTAATGGAATCAGTATCACCGATGGGGACACAAGCCCATCCAGCAGTGACCACACGGATTTCGGCAGCAGCGATGTGGCCAATGGTACGGTCGAAAGAACCTTTACACTAAAAAATACCGGAGACGGGGAATTAACCCTGAGCGGATTGCCTGTGGTCACCCTCAGCGGAGACGATGCGGCTGACTTCAGCGTGATTGCCTTACCGGCCAATTCCATTCCAGCCGGCGGCAGTACAACCTTTAAGATCCTCTTTGATCCGAGCGGCGGTGGAATCCGAAACGCAACAGTCCATATTGAAAGTGATGATCCTGACGAAGCCGCTTATGACTTTGCGATAAAGGGTACAGGAACCTATCCATCGGCTGCACAAAGTTCATCACAGCAATATACTCCCGCTCAGATGGCCGAAATGACCCGCACCGGTCAGACTATTCAGATCGAATGTGGATCGTTCATAGCGAGCATGACACCTGGAGATATCCCGCAGACAAACGGACAGACCATTGCTATTCAGATGAATGCGATAACTGATGTGACTGCGATCAATACATTCTTTCTGTCTTACCCCCAACAAAAGGGCGTGATGCGGGCCTATCAGCTCGTGATCACCGGAGAGGAAAATGATCAAACCAAGCCCATTAGTCAGCTGAACGACGAGATTACCTTGCGCTTTAAGCTTTCTGCGGAAGATATTAATGGCATTAACCCCAGTACCCTCGCGGTTTACAAACGGGGGGACGATGGCAGCGTTACCAAATTGGATGGGGTTTATGACTGGCAAACCGGAACGTTAAGTGCCCGGACCTCGCATCTCTGTCAATTCTTTATCATGGGCAAAGAAGGCACGCCCACAGAGCGGCTGGCCGGAGCCAACCGCTATGCTACGGCAGTGGCCATCAGTCAAAAAGGATGGCGCACATCCGACTGTGTGATTCTGACCAGTGGGGAGAATTTCCCGGATGCGCTGGCCGGTACAGTATTAGCATCCGTTAAAAGCGCACCGGTTCTTCTGACCTCACGTGACTTTCTTAATAAAGAAACCCAAGCGGAAATCACCCGTCTGCAAGCTAAACAGATTGTTATTCTGGGCGGAACCTCGGTCATATCGCAGCAAATTGAAGACAAGCTGGCCAAGGACTATGCGGTGATAAGGATTTCCGGAGTAAACCGCTATGAGACCGCAGTTCATCTTGGCAATCGCATACTCCAAGAAGCAGGAACGACGACGGCGGATACGGTTGTACTCGCTGCCGGGATGAATTATCCGGATGCTTTGTCCGTTGCGGCTTACGCCGGATATCACCACATTCCCATACTGTTTACCGATGGTCAAGCACTTAGTGACGAAACAGTGAGTGCATTAAAAGAATGGCAGACGAAACAAGTTATCCTCATCGGCGGTCAACGCGTGATCTCGGTAAAAGTGGAAGACATCCTCAAAGAGGAAATGAACCTGACGGTAACCCGGTTATCCGGTACGGACAGGTATCTGACGAGTCTGGCGGTCACGCGCTACTTTGAGCAATACGGTCAGGACACAGCCAGTACAGGAACAGCGCGGTATGATGAAGCCAGTCTGGCGACAGGGGAGAATTTCCCCGATGCCCTCGCCGGCGCAGCGCTGGCAGCCAAGCAGAACATGCCGCTCTTGCTGGCCAAGAAACAAGGCATGAGCGCAGAAACCCAAGCCTATCTGAACGCGATGAATCTTATGAAACTCACCCTCTTTGGCGGTGAGGGAGTTATATGA
- a CDS encoding transposase: MPRAARIKSKTGIYHVMLRGINRQDLFEDDADRQRFVETLETCQEKSRHTLFGYCLMSNHVHLLLRENNEPLAVTIKRLSSSYVYYFNWKYSRCGHLFQERFKSEAVDTDAYFLTVLRYIHQNPVKAKIVTDIIHYAWCSYRAYLQGSILINADFGLKMFSENHQQAIQAYIEFHKRITREQCLDLEHSLKISDDEAREIIKKYAKVKNMHEILRLEKGKRDELVTRLKSSEGLALRQIARITGLSYYLIQKL, from the coding sequence ATGCCGAGAGCAGCGAGAATAAAAAGCAAGACCGGGATATACCATGTCATGCTGCGCGGTATTAATCGCCAAGATCTCTTTGAGGATGATGCCGATCGTCAACGATTTGTTGAAACACTTGAAACATGCCAAGAGAAAAGCAGGCACACCCTTTTCGGATATTGCCTCATGAGCAACCATGTCCATTTATTATTACGCGAGAATAATGAACCTCTTGCCGTCACTATTAAGCGATTAAGTTCCAGTTACGTCTATTATTTTAACTGGAAGTACTCCCGCTGCGGACACTTATTCCAAGAAAGATTTAAAAGTGAAGCTGTTGATACAGATGCCTATTTTCTTACCGTTTTACGGTACATTCATCAAAATCCTGTAAAAGCCAAGATAGTCACTGATATTATTCACTATGCCTGGTGCAGTTATCGGGCGTATCTCCAAGGGAGTATCCTTATAAATGCGGACTTTGGTTTAAAAATGTTTTCAGAGAACCACCAGCAAGCAATTCAGGCATATATTGAGTTTCATAAAAGGATAACCCGTGAGCAATGCTTAGATTTAGAACACAGCCTAAAGATTAGTGATGATGAGGCCAGGGAAATTATTAAGAAATACGCAAAGGTCAAAAATATGCATGAGATATTACGCTTGGAAAAAGGAAAACGAGATGAGTTGGTAACCAGGCTCAAATCCAGCGAAGGTTTAGCCCTACGGCAAATTGCGCGCATCACCGGATTGAGCTATTATCTCATTCAGAAATTATAG
- a CDS encoding YifB family Mg chelatase-like AAA ATPase yields the protein MANVINSFSVSGVNAYPVQVEVMTMNGLPSTTIVGLGDTAVKEARQRIEAGITSSGFTYPEKRVVINLAPGEMKKSGSHYDLSMAIGVLIETKQLFPKTEELSQIGFIGELSLNGDIRPVSGVLPMVIAAREKGLTRLYLPAGNLSEASLVSGIELLAFSSLHEIVGYLHGLSFYIPPSDDNQPDEENLQSSLDFSDILGQDVLIEYVVAAAAGGHNMLMIGSPGCGKSMIAKRIPTILPALTEKEALEITKIYSVAGFLRNSSLIKERPLRSPHHNASTNALVGGGSPIVPGEISLAHTGVLFLDEIAEFEKKALDALRQPMEDGMVTVSRVKSTHTFPCQFMLVAAMNPCSCGYYGQSRCRCTDYEVLKYRRKISGPILDRIDVQKYVHPVNFLSLSSPKTGKSSAELREQVQKAREIQSNRFKSSPKVNSNAQMNEALIKEHCELEAGARSLIHHAFEKYEFSARTYNKFLKLARTFADLNESKMIRRQDITAALMSRDLDKDRAGMLVT from the coding sequence ATGGCAAATGTCATTAACTCGTTTTCAGTTTCCGGTGTTAATGCTTACCCAGTCCAAGTAGAAGTCATGACGATGAACGGACTGCCTTCCACCACTATCGTTGGTCTAGGTGATACGGCCGTGAAAGAGGCTCGACAACGAATTGAAGCGGGCATAACAAGTTCCGGCTTTACCTATCCTGAGAAAAGGGTCGTTATTAATTTAGCACCGGGAGAAATGAAAAAAAGCGGATCACATTATGATTTATCTATGGCTATCGGTGTCCTTATCGAAACCAAGCAGCTGTTCCCAAAGACAGAAGAGCTTTCTCAAATTGGATTTATCGGGGAATTATCCTTAAACGGCGACATTCGTCCTGTGAGTGGTGTGTTGCCTATGGTAATTGCCGCCAGGGAAAAGGGGCTAACGCGATTATATCTCCCCGCAGGCAATCTAAGCGAAGCTTCCCTGGTCAGTGGAATAGAACTCTTAGCTTTTTCCAGCTTGCATGAGATAGTAGGCTATTTACACGGATTAAGCTTCTATATTCCTCCAAGTGACGATAATCAACCAGATGAAGAAAACCTTCAAAGCAGCTTGGACTTTTCTGACATTCTTGGTCAGGATGTTCTAATCGAGTATGTCGTTGCTGCAGCAGCCGGCGGGCATAATATGCTTATGATTGGCTCCCCTGGCTGCGGCAAATCCATGATTGCCAAACGCATTCCCACGATTCTTCCGGCCCTTACTGAGAAGGAAGCTTTAGAAATCACCAAAATCTACAGTGTGGCAGGATTTCTTAGGAATTCAAGTCTAATTAAAGAACGACCGTTACGTTCTCCACATCACAACGCGTCTACCAATGCGCTTGTCGGCGGCGGAAGCCCGATTGTTCCGGGAGAGATCTCCCTTGCTCACACAGGAGTTCTGTTTCTGGATGAGATTGCCGAGTTTGAGAAAAAAGCCTTGGATGCTTTAAGACAACCAATGGAAGACGGCATGGTTACCGTCTCCCGGGTAAAAAGCACTCACACCTTTCCTTGTCAATTCATGCTGGTTGCGGCGATGAACCCGTGTTCCTGCGGCTATTATGGTCAGTCTCGCTGTCGCTGTACTGATTATGAGGTTCTAAAGTACAGACGAAAAATCTCCGGGCCCATTCTTGATCGCATCGATGTCCAGAAGTATGTTCACCCTGTTAACTTTTTAAGCTTATCTTCCCCTAAGACAGGAAAATCCTCTGCAGAACTTAGAGAACAAGTACAGAAAGCCAGGGAAATACAATCGAATCGCTTCAAAAGCAGCCCCAAAGTCAATTCCAATGCCCAGATGAATGAGGCTCTGATCAAAGAACACTGCGAACTGGAAGCAGGTGCAAGGAGTCTTATCCATCACGCCTTTGAGAAGTATGAGTTCTCTGCCCGTACCTATAATAAATTCTTAAAGCTAGCCAGAACCTTCGCTGATCTCAATGAATCGAAGATGATTCGTCGACAAGATATCACTGCTGCACTGATGTCGCGGGATCTGGATAAAGATCGCGCAGGAATGCTTGTAACTTGA
- the dprA gene encoding DNA-processing protein DprA, with product MDVFWIWLTLINGLGPITQKRLLDCFHTPENIFHAFNSRSECLPRLSQNILKQLEDKSYLEKASRIEEQMYKKDIKLLTIHHPHYPSLVKNVRDFPVLLYYRSKLPLRPSGIGIVGSRRCTSYGKEITMAVGDFLAKENIPVVSGMAKGIDGYAHTACIQAGGYTTAFLAHGVDMCYPSEQNSLMDRIIDHGAVISEYAPGVRPKQKYFPRRNYLLSVWIDKLLVVEATERSGALITASMAKKLGKEVLAVPNNIYQDESKGTNRLIKDGATIFLTNDQLLLKQNDDSILSKAEPEGALNRNKRVGDKRNRALSVIEKSIYDALTTPKPPEELLDLLEGDFVRLNDILFSMEMDGIVRVLPGNLIAKVQSGSVV from the coding sequence ATGGATGTATTTTGGATTTGGTTAACACTGATTAACGGCTTGGGGCCAATCACACAAAAAAGGCTGCTGGATTGTTTCCATACGCCTGAGAATATTTTTCATGCATTTAACAGTCGTTCAGAGTGCCTTCCTAGATTATCCCAGAATATTTTGAAACAATTAGAAGATAAATCTTATCTGGAAAAAGCAAGCCGGATAGAAGAACAAATGTACAAAAAGGATATAAAGCTTCTGACAATCCATCATCCGCACTATCCTTCCCTTGTTAAAAATGTCCGAGATTTTCCTGTGCTTCTATATTATCGATCAAAACTGCCCCTCCGGCCTAGTGGAATCGGAATCGTCGGCAGTCGTCGTTGCACTTCGTATGGCAAAGAAATCACGATGGCTGTGGGCGATTTCCTGGCCAAAGAAAATATTCCTGTGGTAAGCGGCATGGCTAAGGGTATAGATGGATATGCCCACACAGCGTGCATCCAAGCAGGGGGATATACAACAGCCTTCCTTGCCCATGGGGTTGATATGTGTTACCCGTCTGAGCAGAATAGCCTGATGGATAGGATTATTGACCATGGTGCCGTCATCTCTGAGTACGCTCCCGGAGTCAGACCGAAGCAAAAATACTTCCCCAGACGTAATTATTTACTCAGCGTCTGGATTGACAAACTCTTAGTTGTGGAAGCCACTGAGCGCAGCGGTGCCCTCATTACAGCCAGTATGGCAAAAAAGCTTGGCAAAGAAGTTTTAGCTGTCCCGAACAACATCTATCAAGATGAAAGCAAGGGAACAAATCGCTTAATCAAAGATGGCGCAACCATATTCTTAACCAACGACCAGCTACTTTTAAAACAAAACGACGATAGCATTCTTTCTAAAGCAGAGCCGGAAGGCGCATTAAATCGGAATAAGCGTGTTGGGGATAAACGTAATCGCGCTCTTAGTGTGATCGAAAAAAGCATCTATGACGCCCTTACAACACCAAAACCTCCCGAAGAACTCCTCGATCTGCTTGAAGGAGATTTCGTGAGGCTTAACGACATATTATTTTCCATGGAAATGGACGGAATTGTACGCGTATTACCCGGCAACTTAATCGCCAAGGTGCAATCAGGCTCCGTTGTATAA
- a CDS encoding type II toxin-antitoxin system prevent-host-death family antitoxin produces the protein MYNYQTSELAKESGEPIVITNKGEADLVVLSIEAFEEREKMFRHRDKVYAAELSRLNSMPTYSPEQIHEELEALYAAAEK, from the coding sequence TTGTATAACTATCAGACTTCGGAGCTCGCCAAAGAATCAGGCGAACCAATCGTTATAACCAATAAAGGAGAAGCGGATCTCGTTGTTTTGAGTATAGAAGCCTTTGAGGAAAGAGAAAAAATGTTCCGCCACAGAGATAAGGTATACGCGGCAGAACTCTCGCGCCTGAACAGCATGCCGACTTACTCTCCGGAGCAGATCCACGAGGAATTGGAGGCTCTTTATGCAGCCGCCGAGAAGTAA